In Zingiber officinale cultivar Zhangliang chromosome 11B, Zo_v1.1, whole genome shotgun sequence, a single window of DNA contains:
- the LOC122034050 gene encoding uncharacterized protein LOC122034050, translating into MGDDDDVKEPENEPETVRKEPTIEKPTPVSAPPKDAERQLSKKELKKKEMAELDALLHEMGIANKDSNTAQNETTDKKQLEQSSEGEKKESVGAPSEKGDIEAEVADASAVDVKERIKKVASMRKKKSSKEMDAE; encoded by the exons AtgggtgatgatgatgatgttaagGAACCTGAAAATGAACCAGAGACTGTTAGGAAAGAACCAACCATTGAGAAACCTACTCCTGTTTCAGCACCACCTAAAGATGCTGAAAGGCAACTGTCAAAGAAGGAgcttaagaaaaaggaaatggcAGAGTTGGATGCACTTCTACATGAAATGGGCATtgcaaataaagatagtaatactGCACAAAATGAGACAACTG ACAAGAAGCAACTGGAGCAAAGTAGTgaaggggagaagaaagaaagtgtTGGTGCTCCTTCA gagaaaggagacattgaagCTGAAGTGGCAGATGCATCTGCAGTTGACGTAAAGGAAAGGATAAAGAAGGTGGCCTCCATGAGGAAGAAGAAATCAAGCAAAGAGATGGATGCCGAATAG
- the LOC122034676 gene encoding pto-interacting protein 1-like isoform X1 → MSCFGCCEENDNNRTAASGGPYVASHSAGNDGAYLSANTPSKGAQTVKPQPIAVPAIPVDEIREITKNFGDEALIWEGSFGRVYFGVLKNERSTAVKKLDSSKQPDQEFLAQVSMVSRLKHENVMELVGYNVEGNLRLLAYEFATMGSLHDILHGRKGVKGAQPGPVLSWLQRVKIVVGAAKGLEYLHEKAQPHIIHRDIKSSNVLLFDDDVAKIADFDLSNQALDS, encoded by the exons ATGTCGTGCTTTGGATGTTGCGAAGAGAATGATAATAATCGAACTGCTGCCAGTGGTGGCCCTTATGTTGCAAGCCATTCAGCTG GAAATGATGGAGCCTATCTTTCTGCCAATACTCCTTCTAAGGGTGCCCAAACTGTTAAGCCACAACCTATTGCAGTCCCAGCTATTCCTGTTGACGAGATAAGGGAGATCACAAAAAATTTTGGTGATGAAGCTTTGATTTGGGAGGGTTCATTTGGTAGAGTGTATTTTGGTGTCCTAAAGAATGAGAGAAGCACAGCTGTAAAAAAATTAGATTCAAGCAAGCAGCCAGACCAAGAGTTTTTGGCACAG GTTTCCATGGTGTCACGGCTGAAGCATGAGAATGTCATGGAGTTGGTTGGTTACAATGTTGAAGGAAATCTCCGTCTGTTAGCATATGAGTTTGCTACAATGGGGTCTCTCCATGACATTCTTCATG GACGAAAAGGAGTTAAAGGAGCACAACCAGGACCAGTGTTGTCATGGCTCCAAAGAGTTAAAATTGTTGTCGGAGCAGCAAAAGGATTGGAATACCTGCATGAGAAAGCCCAGCCTCATATCATTCATCGTGATATCAAGTCAAGTAATGTTTTACTCTTTGATGATGATGTTGCAAAAATAGCTGATTTTGATCTATCAAATCAAGCTCTTGACAgctga
- the LOC122034676 gene encoding pto-interacting protein 1-like isoform X2 translates to MSCFGCCEENDNNRTAASGGPYVASHSAGNDGAYLSANTPSKGAQTVKPQPIAVPAIPVDEIREITKNFGDEALIWEGSFGRVYFGVLKNERSTAVKKLDSSKQPDQEFLAQVSMVSRLKHENVMELVGYNVEGNLRLLAYEFATMGSLHDILHGLLAFVYISHQHVQPVKYKEMTKRS, encoded by the exons ATGTCGTGCTTTGGATGTTGCGAAGAGAATGATAATAATCGAACTGCTGCCAGTGGTGGCCCTTATGTTGCAAGCCATTCAGCTG GAAATGATGGAGCCTATCTTTCTGCCAATACTCCTTCTAAGGGTGCCCAAACTGTTAAGCCACAACCTATTGCAGTCCCAGCTATTCCTGTTGACGAGATAAGGGAGATCACAAAAAATTTTGGTGATGAAGCTTTGATTTGGGAGGGTTCATTTGGTAGAGTGTATTTTGGTGTCCTAAAGAATGAGAGAAGCACAGCTGTAAAAAAATTAGATTCAAGCAAGCAGCCAGACCAAGAGTTTTTGGCACAG GTTTCCATGGTGTCACGGCTGAAGCATGAGAATGTCATGGAGTTGGTTGGTTACAATGTTGAAGGAAATCTCCGTCTGTTAGCATATGAGTTTGCTACAATGGGGTCTCTCCATGACATTCTTCATG GACTGCTGGCTTTTGTCTATATTTCTCACCAACATGTACAACCTGTGAAGTACAAAGAAAT GACGAAAAGGAGTTAA